From Juglans regia cultivar Chandler chromosome 6, Walnut 2.0, whole genome shotgun sequence, the proteins below share one genomic window:
- the LOC118348668 gene encoding uncharacterized protein LOC118348668, whose amino-acid sequence MEHLKSVRLERLKEVDVFDCPNLVNFGKKVGHNGQSMLCTHENEISARANPTIDATGCGLLERFHNVSTESSFGIPELKRLTRIDLSECNKVEVDVGNRAPDPLWVQKRFHWKDSSRIIYPGSRIPEWFKYCKETTSYSNSIEIEIDHNASMCFGHQIVALVLCFVVGPLLLGFKTITISING is encoded by the exons ATGGAACATTTGAAATCAGTCCG GTTGGAACGTCTAAAGGAAGTTGATGTCTTTGATTGTCCAAATCTTGTAAATTTTGGAAAGAAGGTGGGGCATAACGGACAATCCATGCTATGTAcacatgaaaatgaaatttcagCGA GAGCAAACCCAACAATAGATGCTACAGGATGTGGGTTATTGGAACGCTTTCATAATGTATCGACGGAATCTTCATTCGGTATACCCGAATTAAAAAGGCTAACAAGGATTGACTTATCAGAGTGCAATAAAGTGGAAGTGGATGTAGGAAATCGTGCACCAGATCCATTATGGGTTCAG AAACGCTTTCACTGGAAAGATTCAAGTAGGATTATATATCCAGGAAGTAGGATTCCAGAGTGGTTCAAGTATTGCAAGGAGACTACTTCATATAGCAATTCTATTGAGATAGAAATTGATCATAATGCGTCCATGTGTTTTGGGCATCAGATCGTAGCAttagttttgtgttttgttgtgGGACCTCTTCTACTGGGATTTAAAACTATTACTATCTCAATAAACGGCTAG
- the LOC109003315 gene encoding DEAD-box ATP-dependent RNA helicase 27-like has translation MAEQAEQNQAEPFDEMKKEKRKRKRPKKGKEAPQEAEENKTKKKQEKREELKKEEDGVEQINYGGVDGEELKEEEEKKVSSSRRGSGIMSDESFESLGLSEPTFNAVKDMRFQHMTQIQARAIPPLLLGKDVLGAARTGSGKTLAFLIPAVELLYHIHFTPRNGTGVIVICPTRELAIQTHAVAKDLLKYHSQTLGLVIGGSARRGEAERIVKGVNLLVATPGRLLDHLQNTKGFIFKNLKCLIIDEADRILEANFEEEMKQIIKLLPKNRQTALFSATQTKKVEDLARLSFQTTPVFIDVDDGRAKVTNEGLQQGYCVVSSAKRFILLYSFLKRNLSKKVMVFFSSCNSVKFHSELLRYIQLDCLDIHGKQKQLKRTTTFFNFCKAEKGILLCTDVAARGLDIPDVDWIVQYDPPDEPKEYIHRVGRTARGEGAKGNALLFLIPEELQFLRYLKAAKVPVKEYEFDQKKLSNVQSHLEKLVANNYYLNKSAKDAYRSYLLAYNSHSMKDIFDVHRLDLQAVAGSFCFSNPPKVILNIDSGASKFRRKVRKVEGGRHGFSESSPYGRQGGGDDIRQFVRY, from the exons ATGGCCGAACAAGCCGAGCAAAACCAAGCGGAGCCCTTTGAcgaaatgaagaaagagaagCGCAAGAGAAAGAGGCCTAAGAAAGGGAAAGAGGCACCTCAAGAAGCTGAGGAGAATAAGACGAAGAAGAAGcaagagaagagggaggagtTGAAAAAAGAGGAGGATGGCGTGGAACAGATAAATTATGGTGGGGTAGATGGTGAGGAGctgaaggaagaggaggagaagaaggtgagcAGTAGTCGTAGAGGGTCTGGGATTATGAGTGACGAATCCTTTGAATCTTTGGGACTGTCTGAGCCCACTTTCAATGCTGTTAAGGATATGAGATTTCAGCATATGACTCAG ATTCAAGCCAGAGCAATTCCACCACTTTTGCTAGGGAAAGATGTTCTTGGAGCTGCAAGGACAGGTTCTGGCAAAACCCTTGCTTTTCTAATACCAGCTGTCGAGTTGTTATATCACATACATTTTACTCCTCGTAATGGAACTGGAGTTATTGTTATTTGTCCAACAAGAGAGCTTGCAATACAG ACCCATGCTGTGGCCAAAGACCTTCTCAAGTACCACTCGCAGACTCTCGGTTTGGTTATTGGTGGTTCAGCTAGAAGAGGAGAAGCAGAACGCATTGTGAAAGGAGTGAATTTATTAGTAGCTACCCCTGGTCGACTTCTTGACCATCTTCAAAATACCAAGGGattcatatttaaaaacttgaag TGCCTAATCATCGATGAAGCTGACAGGATACTGGAAGCAAACTTTGAGGAAGAAATGAAGCAGATTATTAAGCTTCTACCAAAG AATAGGCAAACAGCTTTATTTTCAGCCACCCAAACTAAGAAG GTTGAGGATCTTGCACGGTTGTCATTTCAGACAACCCCTGTGTTTATTGATGTGGATGATGGGAGGGCTAAG GTTACCAATGAAGGGCTGCAGCAAGGCTACTGTGTTGTGTCCAGTGccaaaagatttattcttttgtatTCATTCTTGAAGAGGAATCTGTCAAAAAAAGTGATGGTCTTCTTCTCTTCATGTAATTCAGTCAAATTCCATTCTGAACTTCTGAGATACATTCAGCTCGATTGCCTCGATATTCATGGAAAGCAGAAGCAGCTGAAACGAACAActacatttttcaacttctgcAAAGCAGAAAAGGGAATCTTGCTATGTACTGATGTTGCTGCACGTGGGCTTGATATTCCTGATGTG GACTGGATTGTGCAGTATGATCCTCCGGATGAACCCAAG GAATATATTCATAGGGTTGGTCGAACTGCTCGTGGTGAAGGTGCAAAAGGAAATGCCCTTCTTTTCTTGATACCTGAAGAGTTGCAGTTCCTTCGCTATCTgaag GCAGCAAAAGTCCCTGTTAAAGAGTATGAATTTGATCAAAAGAAGCTGTCTAATGTGCAGTCTCACCTG GAAAAGTTGGTGGCCAACAACTATTACTTGAACAAGTCGGCTAAAGATGCATACCGGTCCTACTTATTGGCATATAATTCTCACTCTATGAAAGACATCTTTGACGTTCATCGCCTTGATCTGCAG GCTGTTGCTGGTTCTTTCTGTTTTTCAAACCCACCGAAGGTAATTCTGAACATAGATAGTGGTGCCTCAAAGTTCAGAAGGAAAGTGCGGAAAGTCGAGGGAGGCCGACATGGTTTCAGTGAGAGCAGCCCTTATGGAAGGCAGGGAGGTGGAGATGATATACGACAATTTGTAAGGTATTAG